GTATGTGAAATTCGGATTAATTAATCGAGCAGAAAGTTATAATATCCAAATTTCAATAAATAATAATTTTCAAGATCCATTAATTAATTCTAATCAGATTGATTCAGTTTATTTGTATAAGAATTTAAAATCTCAAACTAAATATTATTGGAGAGTTCAAGGTGTAAATAGTTCAAGTACTAGCCCCTGGTCTGAAGTTTGGACATTTACGACTGGATCAATCTCTGATGTGGTTATAAGTAACAGATCTAAACTACCAAAACAGTTAAAATTGAAATAATCTAGAATTAAAAATTAAGTTTTAGAATATGTTATTTATGAAGTATCTAGTAATTCTATTTGGATGTTTATTAATGTTTAGTGTTTGTAAATCTCAAACAGATTTTAGATCAAAAATAAAAGTTGACACAAATAAAATAAAATCAAATGATTCAAATGATATTGAAACTGATGATACTTTAGATTCCGATGATTTAGTATATAATGATACAACTAGTTCAATAAAAACTGATTCAGTCAATAAAAAAACTAGTTTAATTACTTATATAAAAACTAATGAAACTTCAAATACTGAAATAGTTGATTCAAAATTATTTGATTATTCAGATGAATTTAAAATAATGAATTCTGTAGTTTGTGGCGATTATAGTCCATACAATAATTTGTTATCAAATTATTTATTCACTCCAAATTCAGGAAACCAAGCAGGGTTATATAAGGATTTAATTTATCAAGGGATTAAATTAAAAGGTTCAGATTATAATTTAAATAATTTGAATTTTAATGATGAGTTTAACATTGATTTTCTTCCTCTCTTATTTATAAATAACATTGAGTTTGAATATGGAATCAACTCAATTATAAATTCAAACAATTCTGTACCAATTTCAATTCTACTTAACAGTAAGAATGATAATGTTATAGGTAGTTATACTAATCTAATGTTCTGTAATAATTACAACTCTTCAACAATATTTGATGGGAATTATAAAAGATCATTTGATAATAAAATTAATACTTCTGTTGGATTTCGACAAATTAAAGGTAATGGAGACTTTAATAACCAAAAGAAAATTATAACCACTCTTGGAGCTCAATTATATTTCCCTTTGTCAACAAAATTCAATATAAATATTGATAACATTTATTCCAGTAATTCTATCGGAGAAAGTATGGGAATCATTAATGACTCCATGTCAATATTAAATCCAAAGGATGTTGTTAATGATACACTTACTAAAGTTAATGTTTATAATTTATTAGGTATATGTGGAGATTACATTATAAATGAAAAAGAAAATATAGATATAATCTTAACTTTAAATTACCAATCAGATTATTTTACATCACTCAATAATACTATATCTTTAACTCCTAGAAATTCTACAAAGTTTACCACTGATAAAACAATAACTCTAAATTATTCAAAAGAATTTATTAATAGTGATTTAGATATTACATTGAATTTAGGTAATACTTCAAAAAAAACTTATTACCAAATTGGAACTTTATATAATTTTTACACTGATTATTCAAAAATAACATTAGGTACAAAATTTTATTATGAAGGAGGTGTTAATTCAATTTATGGTTTAGATTATGTTTATTATATAAATGAAAATTTTCATTTATATTCATCTTTTTGTAAGAATTTAATTTTAAAAGATAAAGTTAAAATTGATCAGTTTGTAGATTCTTATTTTCAATTAGGTGCAAGGCTTTTAGATGAGAATTGTTTAAACACAAGTATTTTTTATATGAAAGAAAAGAATTTAAAAAAGATTTCTGAAAAAAGTGGTGTCAGTTTGAGTTTTAAATTCCCTTTTTTTAACTTTACAATATATTCATCTAATAATTATTATTTTAAAAATATAGATTTAATATATTCTTTCTATTCTAATAATCAAGTTGAATATTTATTAGGACTATTTAACAAAAATTTAGAAGTCAACTTTAAAATTGGATGTGAACTTACTTCATTTAATAATTATAATGTTAATACTAATCTAACTGGTAGAATTGGGAATTCATTTATAAATATTGGATTAAATAATGTTTTTAATTCATATTTTGAAACTATTATTGGCTTTCCATATAGATCAAGGAGTTTTAACTTTGGTGTTAATTGGTCATTTATTGATTAAAAAAAAAGCTTGTAATTTATAATAAAAAAACTCAAAGTATTTTTATTACTTTGAGTTTTTAAATTTAAGAAGTTTAACTATTTGATTACAATAAAAGAACCACTAATTTTTTTTGTACCAATAATCATTTCATATTGATAGCTACCATTAGATAAAGAGGATACATCTATTTCAGTTTTACCATTTTCTATATTTGTTTGTAAACTACTAACTAAATATCCATTCGAATTATAAATAATCAAATCTGATTTTGCATTAATATTGTTAGGTAAAGTTATATTAAATTTATTTGATACAGGATTTGGAAATAATTTTTCTACAAAAATTATCTCATTTACATTTCCAATTGAGCATAAATCAAATTGTTTAATTTCATTAGCATTTGAAAATTTGAGTTTGAAGCAAGCAACCCCTGCAAAATCATCTGCAACAATACCAACTTTAACTTCACTTTCACCCTTAGCAGGAATTACTGCTGGGGCAGATGGATTGCTTCCTGGTGGAAAACAAAGCTCACCCATGCAAATACTCCAACTCCAGTCGGCACTTGGGAATTTTGTATCTTCCATTACTGCAGTAACTGAAATTTCTTTATCAGTTAAATTCTTTAATATTAAATGATAATCATGAGATTTTCCAGAAGGAATAAACCTAACAGTATCTGTAAGTTTTATACTGAAAGATTGTTGAGCCTTTAAAAATTTAGTTGCAGACAATAACAAAACTAAAACTAAAATTTTTTGAATTAAATTTATTTTCATATTATTTTACTATAATTAATTTATTTGAAACTATGTTTTGACCATCGCTAACATTTAAAATGTAATTTCCACTAATAACTGTTGACAAATCTAATGAAATATCTTTGAATGAAACTCCATTATTATATAAACTAGAAATCACAATTTTAGAATTCAAATCTAAAATTTGAATAATTAACTTAGTATTAATCTGATTCTTAAATTTAATATTTAATAAATTCTTAGTTGGAACTGGAGATAAACTCATATTCGACAATTGTGAAATTGATTTTTCTTCTTCAACACTTACAATAGGACCATCAGCTTTTAATGTAAAGATTTTATCGACAACACTTGAAGGAGTAGCCAAAGGGCTTGAATATCTTATAGTAACTTTTGATTGTCCTGTTGGAGTTAGAATAGAACCTGCAACCACTTTTAAATTAATCCTAAGAGTATCTAACCTATTTAAAGTATGAGAAACTGGACCACTTTCACTTATCGGAAGAAATACATCATCTTTTCCTATAGCACTTGACCAATCAGAAGTTGGTAATTGGTTATTAATTCTAGTAATCTTAATAGGATAACTTTGATTAATTTTGTTACTAACAACAGACTGAAAAACAACAGTATCTCCTGTTGTACATAATTTAGTTGCCGTTCTTACAGTTACATCGAATGGTTTATCAATTAATTCAGGTTGTAAATCAGTAACTAAAGTTTGTAAAATTTCTGCTGGTTTGTTATTTTCATTTCTATGAACTATCAAGATTAGTTTTCCTTTGGTACCATCAAGAACTTTAGAATTAAATGTAAGTTTAACTTTTGATTTAGAAGAAGGAATAATTACTCCATCTTCAATTGAATTTGTTTCAAAAATAATTGGAGAACCAATATTAGATGGTGCCATAGTTCTAACAACATGATTATGAATATAATTACTGTTTGTAGTACTACCATCTCTTTGAGTGGCTTTTATATTATCTTCAGTAACAATTGCAGTTACATAAAATTTACTTGATGAAAACAATGGTTGAAATGTTTCAATTCCTAATGTTAAATTTACACTTTTATCTCCATCATCATAAGACAATTCTTCAATATTAGCTGAAACCGGAGCTTCAGGTATATTTTCAAGTAAAGTTCCAGCCCAACCGTTCCAAGAATCAAAAGTTGTACTTTCCAACATTCTTTCTGTTTGAGAAGGGAATAAAAATCTGTTGAAAGAAGCTCTGGGAATTGTTCTAATTCCAAAGGAAGTGCCAAGTAAATCTCCTTCTTGAGTTTTCAATTTATCTAGTGGGGTACCAGATTCTATGTGATATTGAGCAATAACAACTTCATCACCATAACTTTCAATTAAATCAAGAATTTCTTTATCTGCATCTTTAGCTTTGGGGTTGCCAGTACTTGTAAACTCCTCAACTAAAACTTTACTTTTTTGTGGATTCAAATTTTTTCTAACATAAAATCTAACAGTTACTGAAATTTCATTTCTATCTTTTTCATTAGTACCAAATTTCAAAATAGTTTTATAATTTCCTTCAGTAACATTTTTTGCTGTAAAAGTGAAAATTGTAGAACTACCCGGCACAACATTTAAAGTACTTGAAGAGCCAGTTAGCCAACTAACTCCAGTTGTTATAGCTCCTTGCAGTGTTGATGCACCATTGTTTGAAACTTTAATTTTAAATACTTTTTCCTCAGAAGTTTTTGCTAATAATAAAACAGTTGTATCACTTATACTTCCAATAGGAAAAGACAAACCACCATCAACAAATTTAAATACCTTATCTCCATAAAATCCAGATACATAATACATAGCATTCCCATCTCCTGGCATATTTGTAGATGATTGTAAATTGATTATAGGAAGTGCATATGTAGTTTTCCATTTATCATCTGATGGGTCATAATAATAACATGAATTTATAGTGCTTTTTCCAGTTGCTCCAGCACAAACGTAGAATTTACCATTAGAAACTCCACCCGAAGCTAA
Above is a window of Chlorobiota bacterium DNA encoding:
- a CDS encoding Omp28-related outer membrane protein gives rise to the protein MKNIFQISFLYLLLVLFNHNYIIAQWTEIEPLPKQKNLSMNTFLKGTIYSFGGIGDYGGSITSETQSSWKFTGSQWTPIKNLPIQRSAGFAGAVNGKIYIIGGSYSIGNDLKVYFNNNVTEYDPSSNSYDSLMRQPEPSRYMAGAVVDDKIVLIGGEVLSQSGVNLKEESENSAIYDPISGSYDVIEGPYKCSKSVAGVVGNTIYVVGGSDDQTQYLKKAFKGTYSNGSITWSKIADYPVGVTLASGGVSNGKFYVCAGATGKSTINSCYYYDPSDDKWKTTYALPIINLQSSTNMPGDGNAMYYVSGFYGDKVFKFVDGGLSFPIGSISDTTVLLLAKTSEEKVFKIKVSNNGASTLQGAITTGVSWLTGSSSTLNVVPGSSTIFTFTAKNVTEGNYKTILKFGTNEKDRNEISVTVRFYVRKNLNPQKSKVLVEEFTSTGNPKAKDADKEILDLIESYGDEVVIAQYHIESGTPLDKLKTQEGDLLGTSFGIRTIPRASFNRFLFPSQTERMLESTTFDSWNGWAGTLLENIPEAPVSANIEELSYDDGDKSVNLTLGIETFQPLFSSSKFYVTAIVTEDNIKATQRDGSTTNSNYIHNHVVRTMAPSNIGSPIIFETNSIEDGVIIPSSKSKVKLTFNSKVLDGTKGKLILIVHRNENNKPAEILQTLVTDLQPELIDKPFDVTVRTATKLCTTGDTVVFQSVVSNKINQSYPIKITRINNQLPTSDWSSAIGKDDVFLPISESGPVSHTLNRLDTLRINLKVVAGSILTPTGQSKVTIRYSSPLATPSSVVDKIFTLKADGPIVSVEEEKSISQLSNMSLSPVPTKNLLNIKFKNQINTKLIIQILDLNSKIVISSLYNNGVSFKDISLDLSTVISGNYILNVSDGQNIVSNKLIIVK
- a CDS encoding T9SS type A sorting domain-containing protein, with translation MKINLIQKILVLVLLLSATKFLKAQQSFSIKLTDTVRFIPSGKSHDYHLILKNLTDKEISVTAVMEDTKFPSADWSWSICMGELCFPPGSNPSAPAVIPAKGESEVKVGIVADDFAGVACFKLKFSNANEIKQFDLCSIGNVNEIIFVEKLFPNPVSNKFNITLPNNINAKSDLIIYNSNGYLVSSLQTNIENGKTEIDVSSLSNGSYQYEMIIGTKKISGSFIVIK